One Streptomyces sp. R28 DNA window includes the following coding sequences:
- a CDS encoding 3-deoxy-7-phosphoheptulonate synthase has protein sequence MAEQFSPVDIGGQYRPQFASTPDELLSALPLTKAAARSVSVGRRMTRGVLRGDDDRLLVVVGPCSVHDVNAGLAYAKSLGEVAADLAEDLAVVMRVYVEKPRTTVGWTGLLTDPMLDGSLDLDRGLRMARTLMLEIAELGLPIATEWLSPAAPAYLSDLISWGAIGARTVESQVHRQMASGLPMPVGMKNGSTGSVGVAIDAVRSAAAAHAYLGLGRQGRPVALRTSGNTDCHVVLRGASGRPNYHAENVREAARLLSAAALPTGLVIDASHGNSGKDHDQQAVVAGEIGAQVASGDTHIRGVMLEGFLVPGRQELGVGEPVFGQSVTDACMGWAATVDVLQDLAAAARRRRDVPALAP, from the coding sequence GTGGCCGAACAGTTTTCGCCGGTGGATATCGGAGGGCAGTACCGTCCGCAGTTCGCGAGCACCCCGGACGAACTTCTGAGCGCGCTGCCGCTGACCAAGGCGGCAGCCCGTTCGGTGAGCGTCGGCCGCCGGATGACCCGCGGTGTACTGCGCGGAGACGACGACCGTCTGCTCGTCGTGGTCGGCCCGTGCTCGGTCCATGACGTGAACGCTGGTCTGGCATACGCGAAATCACTGGGTGAAGTGGCCGCCGACCTGGCCGAGGACCTGGCGGTCGTCATGCGGGTGTACGTCGAAAAGCCCCGCACCACGGTCGGTTGGACCGGGCTGCTCACTGACCCGATGCTGGACGGCAGCCTGGACCTCGACCGGGGGCTCCGCATGGCCCGGACGCTCATGTTGGAGATCGCCGAACTCGGTCTGCCCATCGCAACGGAGTGGTTGAGCCCGGCGGCTCCCGCGTACCTGTCCGACTTGATCTCCTGGGGAGCCATCGGGGCCCGAACCGTGGAGAGCCAGGTACACCGGCAAATGGCGAGCGGTCTCCCCATGCCCGTGGGCATGAAGAACGGCAGCACCGGATCGGTGGGCGTCGCCATCGATGCCGTACGGTCCGCCGCGGCCGCCCACGCCTACCTCGGCCTCGGCCGGCAGGGCAGGCCGGTCGCGCTGCGCACGAGTGGCAATACCGACTGCCATGTGGTCCTCCGGGGCGCGTCAGGCAGGCCCAACTACCACGCCGAGAACGTGCGTGAGGCAGCTCGACTGCTGTCGGCGGCAGCTCTGCCGACCGGCCTGGTCATCGACGCCAGCCACGGCAACAGCGGCAAGGACCACGATCAGCAGGCCGTCGTAGCCGGCGAGATCGGGGCACAGGTCGCGAGCGGCGACACCCACATCCGAGGCGTCATGCTGGAGGGCTTCCTGGTCCCGGGGCGTCAGGAACTCGGTGTCGGCGAGCCCGTGTTCGGCCAGAGCGTCACCGACGCCTGCATGGGATGGGCCGCCACCGTGGACGTGCTCCAGGACCTCGCGGCAGCGGCCCGTCGGCGCCGGGACGTGCCGGCACTGGCACCTTGA